One Mycolicibacterium pulveris genomic region harbors:
- a CDS encoding Hsp70 family protein, giving the protein MSDPLGLSIGTTNLVAARVGNQPVTRRSVLAHPDGTVLSGFVERVGDAVPLVAADGTPVPAEQLLVDALTEMVQASGGQPAAADIAIAVPAHWGPASLRALRTAMRANPVLAPNGRPARLLSDAVAALTALNVNPGFTAQGVVALLDFGGGGTSITLADAGARFEPIDETTRYLEFSGDQIDQALLRRVLDEIGQTGDVDPAGTAAVGSLTALRDECRRAKERLSTQTVTEVVAELPGYGSTVEVTRSALESILAEPLSGVLEALDNTLQRNRISWNELSAVATVGGGAGIPLIAQRLAEHTSAPVLTTAQPALDAAVGAALYAAYGVAADAETGVAPVPLGDAQTGVAPAPPVDAPGSSTIGALAWSQDDAGAEEPVAYTGAEPYDTGLTASRPPVQYVPPTGPIEEPRTWQRLPTLVFGVAAAVALIAVGGVAIALTSATNSAPEPRPSPASPNPPASPLPPPTSAPPPPGPPETVTVTSDPPPPPETTQAPPPPVTTTTQVTTTTPPTTTTTTTTTTTTTTTTTTTTTPTTTPTTTTTTAPPVTTTHLVVPGIGSIPIPVPNNPNPPVP; this is encoded by the coding sequence ATGAGCGACCCGTTGGGGTTGTCGATCGGGACGACGAACTTGGTCGCGGCGCGTGTCGGCAATCAACCCGTGACACGACGATCCGTGCTGGCGCATCCCGACGGCACGGTGTTGAGCGGTTTCGTCGAACGCGTCGGCGACGCCGTGCCTCTGGTGGCCGCCGACGGGACGCCTGTTCCGGCCGAACAACTGTTGGTCGATGCGCTGACCGAGATGGTCCAGGCCAGCGGGGGTCAGCCGGCGGCGGCCGACATCGCGATCGCCGTGCCCGCGCACTGGGGACCCGCGTCGCTGCGTGCGCTACGTACCGCGATGCGCGCCAATCCCGTGCTGGCACCGAACGGCAGGCCCGCACGCCTGCTTTCCGACGCGGTTGCGGCGCTGACCGCGCTGAACGTCAACCCCGGCTTCACGGCGCAGGGAGTCGTGGCGCTGCTGGACTTCGGTGGCGGCGGTACCAGCATCACGTTGGCCGACGCGGGTGCGCGGTTCGAACCGATCGACGAGACCACCCGCTACCTCGAGTTCTCCGGTGACCAAATCGACCAGGCACTGCTGCGCAGAGTCCTCGACGAGATCGGGCAAACCGGGGACGTCGACCCCGCGGGCACGGCCGCGGTGGGATCGCTCACCGCGCTGCGCGACGAATGCCGGCGCGCCAAGGAGCGGCTGTCGACGCAGACGGTGACCGAGGTTGTCGCGGAGCTACCCGGATACGGGTCGACCGTTGAGGTGACGCGCTCTGCGCTCGAGTCGATACTCGCCGAACCGCTGAGCGGTGTTCTGGAGGCGCTCGATAATACGTTGCAGCGCAACAGAATCAGCTGGAACGAGTTATCCGCGGTGGCGACGGTCGGCGGGGGAGCCGGCATTCCGCTGATCGCTCAGCGCCTCGCCGAGCACACGAGTGCGCCCGTGCTAACCACGGCTCAGCCGGCGCTGGACGCGGCGGTGGGCGCCGCGCTGTACGCCGCATACGGTGTGGCCGCCGACGCCGAGACCGGGGTCGCGCCGGTCCCGCTGGGGGACGCCCAGACCGGGGTGGCCCCGGCGCCGCCGGTCGACGCACCGGGGTCATCGACGATCGGGGCGCTGGCCTGGTCGCAGGACGATGCCGGCGCCGAAGAGCCGGTGGCATACACCGGCGCGGAGCCCTACGACACCGGTCTGACGGCATCGCGCCCGCCGGTGCAGTACGTGCCGCCGACCGGCCCGATCGAAGAGCCCCGCACCTGGCAACGGCTGCCCACGCTGGTCTTCGGTGTGGCCGCCGCCGTCGCGCTGATCGCCGTCGGCGGGGTGGCGATCGCGCTCACCAGCGCGACGAACAGCGCCCCGGAACCGCGGCCCTCGCCCGCATCGCCCAACCCGCCCGCGTCGCCGCTGCCGCCCCCGACCAGCGCGCCGCCACCGCCCGGCCCGCCGGAGACCGTCACGGTGACCAGCGACCCGCCGCCGCCACCCGAGACCACCCAGGCACCGCCGCCTCCGGTGACGACGACGACCCAGGTCACCACCACGACGCCGCCAACGACGACCACCACGACGACAACCACCACGACGACAACCACCACGACGACAACCACGACCACGCCCACCACCACGCCCACGACGACCACGACGACCGCTCCTCCGGTGACGACGAC
- a CDS encoding FAD-dependent oxidoreductase, translating into MTSLWLANRGNRAIPANPMVDADRSADVAVVGAGITGLITAVLLARAGKDVLVLEAQFPGAGATGNTTAKISLLQGTKMSKIVGKHGVDRATQYLEGNREGQEWLTQHCEAHGISVQREDAYTYAQSENGLSSVREELTACKSVGLDVTWVDEASDEAGVPFPFAGGVRLPDQAQFDPMPLLDSLIIELDERGGRLAQGVRVQKVSSKGDGLVLSVRTNDGAEFDTHAKQCVLATGIPILDRGGFFARLQPNRSYCMAYRVPGDITRGMYISADSPTRSVRYAPTAEGDRLLVGGAGHPVGHRKSPASSVQELDAWAKQHYPGAMQTNYWSAQDYTPIDELPYVGPILPGNDKIFVATGFDKWGMTNGTAAALALSSRILGGRMDWAEAFASWSPHELSGIPKAMQLNLEVGLYLARGWITPATRIGDRTPDEGGVVSGPPWDLEARSVVDGVEYRVSPVCPHLGGIVNWNDADESWECPLHGSRFAPDGTLLEGPATRNLTAAQ; encoded by the coding sequence ATGACGTCACTGTGGCTAGCAAACCGAGGCAACCGGGCGATCCCGGCCAATCCGATGGTCGACGCCGACCGTTCTGCCGACGTCGCGGTCGTCGGCGCGGGGATCACCGGGCTGATCACCGCGGTCCTGCTGGCACGGGCCGGCAAGGACGTCCTGGTGCTTGAAGCCCAGTTTCCGGGCGCCGGAGCCACCGGCAACACCACGGCCAAGATCTCGTTGCTGCAGGGCACCAAGATGTCCAAGATCGTCGGCAAGCACGGCGTGGACAGGGCCACGCAGTACCTCGAGGGCAACCGTGAGGGTCAGGAGTGGTTGACCCAGCACTGTGAGGCGCACGGCATCTCGGTGCAGCGCGAAGACGCCTACACCTACGCGCAGTCCGAGAACGGGCTGTCGTCGGTGCGGGAGGAGCTGACGGCGTGCAAGTCCGTCGGGCTGGACGTCACGTGGGTGGACGAGGCCAGCGACGAGGCCGGGGTGCCGTTCCCGTTCGCCGGTGGCGTGCGGTTGCCCGATCAGGCGCAGTTCGACCCGATGCCGCTGCTGGACAGCTTGATCATCGAGCTCGACGAGCGCGGCGGGCGGCTCGCGCAGGGCGTGCGGGTCCAGAAGGTCTCAAGCAAGGGCGACGGGCTCGTATTGAGCGTGCGCACCAACGACGGTGCCGAATTCGACACGCACGCAAAGCAATGCGTACTCGCGACGGGCATTCCGATTCTCGACCGTGGCGGGTTCTTCGCGCGCCTGCAGCCGAATCGTTCGTACTGCATGGCCTATCGGGTGCCCGGCGACATCACCCGCGGCATGTACATCTCGGCCGACTCGCCCACCAGGTCCGTCCGCTACGCACCGACCGCCGAGGGTGACCGGCTGCTGGTCGGCGGCGCAGGCCACCCCGTCGGCCACCGCAAGAGCCCCGCGTCGTCGGTGCAGGAACTCGACGCGTGGGCCAAGCAGCACTACCCCGGCGCGATGCAGACGAACTACTGGTCGGCACAGGATTACACGCCGATCGACGAGTTGCCGTATGTCGGGCCCATCCTGCCCGGCAACGACAAGATCTTCGTGGCAACGGGTTTCGACAAGTGGGGCATGACCAACGGCACGGCCGCGGCGCTTGCGCTGTCGAGTCGCATCCTGGGCGGGCGGATGGACTGGGCCGAGGCGTTTGCCAGTTGGAGCCCGCACGAACTGTCCGGCATCCCGAAAGCCATGCAGCTCAACCTCGAGGTGGGCCTGTATCTGGCGCGGGGCTGGATCACCCCGGCGACACGGATCGGCGACCGCACTCCCGACGAGGGCGGCGTGGTCAGCGGCCCGCCGTGGGATCTGGAGGCCAGAAGTGTCGTCGACGGTGTCGAGTACCGGGTGTCGCCGGTGTGTCCGCATCTGGGCGGGATCGTCAACTGGAACGACGCCGACGAGTCCTGGGAGTGCCCGTTGCACGGGTCACGGTTCGCCCCCGACGGCACCTTGCTCGAAGGCCCGGCGACGCGCAACCTCACTGCGGCGCAATAG
- a CDS encoding DUF3159 domain-containing protein: MKFVDGYVKSPLAGIAPWILMGVLNGPGRFEEAASVALALSLLTLWVGARRGVPVHLLEAFTVAFFGVLAVLGLVASDRAIEWLQLWAGALSSVALAAFAIITLLIRRPFTLAYAKDTTPQEFWDSPVFLRINYMISAAWAGAFLFSAVVGVYGDAVLGDNDNFWTAWILPIGAMIFALSFTEFYPDYATGEKTSIAEAFDWFPPFVTVVGIVGWVSDALPDAAAIALIVVGAVGSAVMRKLVPDKPDETEPIAPQ; encoded by the coding sequence ATGAAATTCGTCGACGGGTACGTGAAATCGCCCCTCGCGGGCATCGCACCGTGGATTTTGATGGGGGTCCTCAACGGTCCCGGCCGCTTCGAGGAGGCGGCCTCTGTCGCGCTGGCGTTGTCGTTGCTGACGCTGTGGGTGGGTGCCCGCCGCGGCGTGCCCGTGCATCTGCTGGAAGCGTTCACCGTGGCCTTCTTCGGGGTGCTGGCCGTGCTCGGGCTGGTGGCCTCCGACCGCGCCATCGAGTGGTTGCAGCTGTGGGCCGGTGCGCTGAGCAGTGTCGCGCTGGCGGCGTTCGCGATCATCACGTTGCTGATCCGCAGACCCTTCACGCTGGCGTACGCAAAGGACACCACGCCACAGGAGTTCTGGGACAGCCCGGTCTTTCTCCGGATCAACTACATGATCTCGGCGGCGTGGGCCGGGGCGTTCCTGTTCTCCGCGGTCGTCGGCGTGTACGGCGACGCGGTGCTGGGCGACAACGACAACTTCTGGACGGCGTGGATCCTGCCGATCGGCGCGATGATCTTCGCCCTGTCGTTCACCGAGTTCTATCCCGACTACGCCACCGGTGAGAAGACCTCGATCGCCGAGGCCTTCGACTGGTTTCCCCCGTTTGTCACCGTGGTCGGCATCGTCGGCTGGGTGAGCGACGCGCTACCAGACGCGGCCGCGATCGCGCTGATCGTCGTCGGGGCGGTGGGCTCGGCAGTGATGCGCAAGCTGGTCCCCGACAAGCCCGATGAAACAGAACCTATTGCGCCGCAGTGA
- a CDS encoding nuclear transport factor 2 family protein → MGDIDEIKLVKYRYLRALDTKYWDDFAATLTEDVVGRYGESIGEEHHFTNRDELVTFMRNSLGPEIITEHRVTHPEIHVDGDEATATWYLQDRVIAPDFNFMLIGAGFYHDRYRRTGDGWKICETGYDRTYDASMSTEGLNFKVKPGRALNI, encoded by the coding sequence ATGGGTGACATCGACGAGATCAAACTAGTCAAGTACCGGTACCTGCGTGCACTGGACACCAAATACTGGGACGACTTCGCCGCCACCCTCACCGAGGACGTGGTCGGCAGGTACGGCGAGTCCATCGGCGAGGAGCACCACTTCACCAACCGCGACGAGCTGGTGACGTTCATGCGCAACTCCCTGGGCCCCGAGATCATCACCGAGCACCGCGTCACCCACCCGGAGATCCACGTCGACGGCGACGAGGCGACGGCGACCTGGTACCTGCAAGACCGGGTGATCGCACCGGACTTCAACTTCATGCTGATCGGTGCCGGCTTCTACCACGACCGGTACCGACGCACCGGCGACGGCTGGAAGATCTGCGAGACCGGCTACGACCGTACCTACGACGCGTCGATGTCCACCGAAGGGCTGAACTTCAAGGTGAAACCCGGTCGGGCACTGAATATTTGA
- a CDS encoding L,D-transpeptidase family protein yields MHHRLLVLICALAAVIGTAPHAHAQTQPWFADSVGAATQVISVVGVGGSKAKMDVYQRTPAGWQPIGVGIPAWIGANGMAPQTHDGEMKTPMGVFTLDFAFGTAPNPGGGLPYVQVGPDHWWDGDMKSPTYNTMQVCKKAQCPFDTDPASGTENLDIPQYVHAVVMGVNKARVPGNGGAFFLHATDGGPTAGCVAIDDATLVKIMAWLRPGALIAISK; encoded by the coding sequence GTGCACCACCGGCTGCTCGTCTTGATTTGCGCCTTGGCCGCCGTGATCGGCACCGCCCCGCACGCGCACGCACAGACCCAGCCGTGGTTCGCCGACTCCGTCGGCGCCGCTACCCAGGTGATTTCCGTTGTGGGCGTGGGTGGTTCGAAGGCCAAGATGGACGTCTACCAGCGCACCCCGGCGGGTTGGCAGCCCATCGGCGTCGGCATCCCCGCCTGGATCGGCGCCAACGGCATGGCGCCACAGACCCACGACGGTGAGATGAAGACCCCGATGGGTGTGTTCACGCTCGACTTCGCGTTCGGCACCGCGCCCAATCCCGGCGGCGGTCTGCCCTACGTCCAGGTCGGCCCGGACCACTGGTGGGACGGCGACATGAAAAGCCCCACCTACAACACCATGCAGGTGTGCAAGAAGGCGCAGTGCCCGTTCGACACCGACCCGGCCAGCGGCACCGAGAACCTCGACATCCCGCAGTACGTGCACGCGGTCGTGATGGGCGTCAACAAGGCCCGGGTGCCCGGCAACGGCGGCGCGTTCTTCCTGCACGCCACCGACGGCGGCCCGACGGCCGGATGCGTGGCGATCGACGACGCCACGCTGGTCAAGATCATGGCTTGGCTGCGCCCGGGCGCGTTGATCGCGATCTCGAAGTAG
- a CDS encoding SRPBCC family protein has translation MPLKRDDSGRRWVEMEFLVPGTPEQVWQAIATGAGMTAWFTPTTVEERVGGAITFDFGEENCGQETQPGTVTGWDPPTRFAYEEYGWSGDAPPVATEVTITSRSGDRCVVRMVHSLFTEKDDWDDELESFETGWPGFFEVLRVYLADFPGAPSALVHATATPAGGESQAWKRLTEALGITGTDVGDRCQAPSGAPRLTGVVNRIHQDANVREVMLRIGEPAPGVAIIGACTVGEQARVMATVYLYGQDAADVAAAEQPKWAHWLRGVLDTASVAT, from the coding sequence ATGCCGTTGAAGAGGGACGATTCCGGGCGCCGCTGGGTCGAAATGGAGTTCCTGGTGCCCGGCACACCGGAGCAGGTATGGCAGGCCATCGCCACCGGCGCGGGCATGACCGCCTGGTTCACGCCGACCACCGTCGAGGAAAGAGTCGGAGGCGCAATCACATTCGACTTCGGTGAGGAGAACTGCGGTCAGGAGACCCAGCCGGGAACCGTCACCGGATGGGACCCGCCGACCAGGTTCGCCTACGAGGAGTACGGCTGGAGCGGTGACGCGCCGCCGGTGGCGACCGAGGTCACGATCACCAGCCGCTCCGGCGACCGCTGTGTCGTGCGGATGGTGCACAGCCTGTTCACCGAAAAGGACGACTGGGACGACGAACTCGAGAGCTTCGAGACCGGCTGGCCCGGCTTCTTCGAGGTGCTGCGGGTGTATCTGGCCGACTTCCCCGGCGCGCCTTCGGCCCTGGTGCACGCGACGGCGACGCCTGCGGGCGGGGAGTCGCAGGCGTGGAAGAGGCTCACCGAGGCATTGGGGATCACCGGCACCGACGTCGGGGACCGCTGCCAAGCCCCGTCGGGCGCGCCCCGGCTGACTGGTGTGGTCAACCGGATCCACCAGGACGCCAACGTCCGCGAGGTCATGCTCCGGATCGGCGAACCCGCACCCGGCGTCGCGATCATCGGCGCCTGCACGGTCGGCGAGCAGGCCCGCGTCATGGCCACCGTCTACCTGTACGGGCAGGACGCGGCCGACGTCGCCGCCGCCGAACAACCGAAATGGGCGCACTGGCTGCGTGGCGTGCTCGATACCGCGAGCGTCGCCACTTAG
- a CDS encoding ArsR/SmtB family transcription factor: protein MLDVEVIADPAAAVSALDPVRARLLAELTEPASAAALASRVGISRQKVNYHLRALEGHRLVRQAGERRWGGLKERLLVATAMSYVVSPRALGPVATDPGRTNDRLSASYLIALAARAVREVGELWATARKADKRLATLSIDTAIRFRSPADRAAFTQELSDTVTSLVARYHDESDTRSRGYRLLVAAYPKPEEDA, encoded by the coding sequence GTGCTCGATGTGGAGGTGATCGCCGACCCGGCCGCCGCGGTCAGCGCGCTGGACCCGGTGCGGGCCAGGTTGCTGGCCGAGTTGACCGAACCCGCCTCGGCGGCCGCGCTGGCGTCGCGGGTGGGGATCTCCCGGCAGAAGGTGAACTATCACCTGCGTGCGCTGGAGGGACACCGGCTGGTGCGGCAGGCGGGCGAACGACGGTGGGGTGGGCTCAAGGAACGCCTGCTGGTGGCCACCGCGATGTCGTATGTGGTCTCTCCGAGAGCGCTGGGGCCAGTGGCCACCGACCCCGGCCGCACCAACGACCGGTTGTCGGCGAGCTATCTCATCGCGCTGGCGGCCCGCGCGGTGCGCGAAGTGGGGGAGCTGTGGGCGACCGCTCGCAAGGCCGACAAGCGGTTGGCGACCCTGTCGATCGACACCGCGATCCGGTTCCGCTCGCCGGCCGACCGTGCCGCCTTCACGCAGGAGCTGTCCGACACCGTCACGTCCCTGGTGGCCCGCTACCACGACGAATCCGATACCCGTAGCCGCGGTTACCGCTTGCTGGTCGCGGCCTATCCGAAACCCGAGGAGGACGCGTAA
- a CDS encoding bifunctional phosphatase PAP2/diacylglycerol kinase family protein encodes MNLLPARRHRGIRQIGQGLGTLDREVFEAIADSPSPLLDAVMPRLTRAADYSRLWLAIAAVLAAVGGPSVKRGAVRGVASLAVTSLLTNQVAKRVWKRPRPNWALVPLARRSRRTPTSNSLPSGHSASAAAFAVGVGLESPPLGLVLALLAGLVGMSRIATGAHYPGDVLAGLGLGATVAVLGARVVPPVVQSEVPAADPLWVGAAKRPDGAGVVLVVNPASGGGTGADVIEEVREALPRTEIVELGDDDDIAEALRSAAERAEVLAVAGGDGTVSCAAGIAVDTGIPLAVFPGGTFNHFAKDIGCDTVAKTVAAIRRGTVACVDLVCLNDDRMVINTASIGAYPSFVETREKYEHRIGKPLASVYAMYHTLRHDDPVRIRYDNKTLQTSLFFLGNSTYLPSGFAPARRTRIDDGLLDIRILETGRPWAKLRILAALATGRLERSPLYHELRVPEFTFTVVDGSTVLAHDGEVGTECAEASFTVRYRVLPVFRPAA; translated from the coding sequence ATGAACTTGCTGCCCGCACGACGGCACCGCGGCATCCGGCAGATCGGTCAGGGGCTCGGCACGCTCGACCGCGAGGTGTTCGAGGCGATCGCGGACTCGCCCAGCCCGCTGCTCGACGCGGTGATGCCGAGGCTGACCCGGGCCGCGGACTACTCCAGGCTGTGGTTGGCGATCGCGGCGGTGCTCGCGGCCGTCGGCGGGCCGTCGGTCAAGCGCGGGGCCGTCCGCGGGGTGGCCAGCCTCGCGGTGACGAGCCTGCTCACCAACCAGGTCGCCAAACGGGTGTGGAAACGCCCGAGGCCGAACTGGGCTCTGGTGCCGTTGGCGCGGCGCTCCCGACGCACGCCGACGTCCAACTCGCTGCCGTCGGGGCATTCGGCGAGCGCGGCGGCGTTCGCCGTCGGCGTCGGGTTGGAAAGCCCACCGCTAGGGCTGGTGCTGGCGCTGCTGGCGGGGCTGGTCGGGATGTCGCGGATCGCGACGGGTGCGCACTATCCCGGTGACGTCCTGGCCGGGTTGGGTCTGGGGGCCACGGTCGCTGTGCTGGGCGCGCGGGTGGTGCCGCCGGTGGTTCAGAGCGAGGTCCCGGCCGCCGACCCCCTGTGGGTGGGGGCCGCCAAGCGCCCAGACGGTGCGGGCGTCGTGCTCGTGGTCAACCCCGCATCGGGCGGCGGCACCGGGGCGGACGTCATCGAAGAGGTCCGAGAAGCCCTGCCCCGCACCGAGATTGTCGAGCTGGGCGATGACGATGACATCGCCGAAGCGTTGCGGTCAGCCGCCGAGCGGGCTGAGGTGCTTGCGGTGGCCGGCGGCGACGGCACGGTGTCGTGTGCGGCCGGCATCGCCGTCGACACGGGCATCCCGCTGGCCGTGTTTCCCGGCGGAACCTTCAACCACTTCGCCAAGGACATCGGCTGCGACACCGTGGCCAAGACCGTCGCGGCGATCCGGCGGGGCACCGTCGCGTGCGTCGACCTGGTGTGCCTCAACGACGACCGCATGGTGATCAACACCGCGAGCATCGGCGCGTACCCGTCTTTCGTCGAGACCCGCGAAAAATACGAGCACCGCATCGGTAAGCCGCTGGCCAGCGTGTATGCCATGTATCACACGCTGCGGCACGACGATCCCGTCCGCATCCGCTACGACAACAAGACACTGCAGACGTCGCTGTTCTTCCTGGGCAACTCGACCTATCTGCCGTCGGGGTTCGCTCCGGCGCGACGCACCCGCATCGACGACGGGCTGCTCGACATCCGGATCCTGGAGACCGGCCGCCCGTGGGCCAAGCTGCGCATCCTCGCAGCGCTGGCGACGGGACGGCTGGAACGCAGCCCGCTCTACCACGAGCTTCGGGTGCCCGAGTTCACGTTCACGGTGGTCGACGGCTCGACGGTGCTGGCCCACGACGGCGAGGTCGGAACCGAGTGCGCCGAGGCCAGCTTCACCGTGCGATACCGGGTGCTTCCGGTATTTCGTCCGGCTGCGTGA
- a CDS encoding phosphatase PAP2 family protein, with protein MTQHRRWLIGSAVAATAVYALLWIAQQWRWLTALDTALLDGFYHYGDAHPGWVLGWHVFCTVLGPMAFRVITLVVIVVALLRRNVRIAMFLLITVEVSGLVTEAAKRAADRPRPDTALVHAVGASFPSGHALGVMVAVLALLTVVLPVVRGPLRGWLVVLGAVIVVLIGLGRVVLNVHHLSDVLAGWALGYAYFAVCLAMVAPTRPITQPDEIPEAPGIAR; from the coding sequence GTGACCCAGCACAGACGCTGGCTGATCGGCTCTGCCGTCGCAGCGACCGCGGTGTACGCCTTGCTGTGGATCGCCCAGCAGTGGCGGTGGCTCACTGCGCTCGACACCGCGCTTCTCGACGGCTTCTATCACTACGGCGACGCCCATCCCGGCTGGGTGCTGGGATGGCACGTGTTCTGCACCGTGTTGGGGCCGATGGCTTTTCGGGTGATCACCCTGGTCGTCATCGTGGTTGCGCTGCTGCGGCGCAACGTGCGCATCGCGATGTTTCTGCTCATCACCGTTGAGGTCAGCGGGCTCGTCACCGAAGCCGCCAAGCGGGCCGCCGACCGGCCCCGCCCCGACACCGCGCTGGTGCACGCGGTGGGCGCCTCGTTTCCATCGGGCCATGCGCTTGGCGTGATGGTGGCGGTGCTCGCGTTGCTGACCGTCGTGCTGCCTGTCGTGCGCGGGCCGCTTCGGGGGTGGCTCGTCGTCCTCGGTGCGGTGATCGTGGTCCTGATCGGCCTGGGCCGGGTGGTGCTGAACGTGCATCACCTGTCCGACGTGCTGGCCGGATGGGCGCTGGGTTACGCCTATTTCGCGGTCTGCCTCGCGATGGTGGCGCCGACGCGGCCGATCACGCAGCCGGACGAAATACCGGAAGCACCCGGTATCGCACGGTGA
- a CDS encoding trans-aconitate 2-methyltransferase, whose translation MWNPDAYLTFADQRGRAFFDLMARVGAAAPRRVVDLGCGPGNLTATLARRWPSAVIEAWDSSPEMVQEARGRGLDAHVGDVADWAPQPDTDVVVSNATLHWVPQHRELLVRWAGLLGTGSWLALQVPGNFDAPSHRAIRDLARGPSWSALLGDVAFPDAPVDDPERYAGLLTDAGCAVDAWETTYLHELTGPHPVSEWLTGTALRPVRSRLTDAQWQRFREELIPLLDAAYPMRPDGRTFFPFRRIFVVAQVG comes from the coding sequence ATGTGGAATCCCGACGCCTACCTGACCTTCGCCGATCAGCGCGGGCGCGCATTCTTCGACTTGATGGCCCGGGTGGGCGCCGCGGCGCCGCGCCGGGTGGTCGATCTCGGTTGCGGGCCAGGCAATCTCACGGCGACGCTGGCTCGGCGTTGGCCCTCGGCGGTCATCGAGGCGTGGGACAGCTCGCCGGAGATGGTGCAGGAGGCGCGTGGACGCGGGCTGGACGCGCATGTCGGCGACGTCGCGGACTGGGCACCGCAACCCGACACCGACGTGGTCGTGAGCAACGCGACATTGCACTGGGTTCCGCAGCACCGGGAGCTGTTGGTGCGGTGGGCTGGCTTGCTGGGAACCGGCTCGTGGCTGGCGTTGCAGGTGCCGGGAAATTTCGATGCGCCCTCGCACCGCGCGATCCGCGACCTGGCGCGCGGGCCGAGTTGGTCCGCGCTGTTGGGTGACGTGGCTTTTCCGGACGCGCCCGTCGACGATCCCGAGCGGTACGCGGGGCTGCTCACCGACGCGGGCTGTGCCGTCGACGCGTGGGAGACCACCTACCTGCACGAGCTGACGGGCCCACATCCGGTGTCGGAGTGGCTCACCGGCACCGCGTTGCGGCCGGTGCGAAGCCGGCTCACCGACGCGCAGTGGCAGCGGTTTCGCGAGGAGCTCATTCCCCTGCTCGATGCGGCGTATCCGATGCGCCCGGACGGCCGGACGTTCTTTCCGTTTCGGCGGATCTTCGTGGTGGCGCAAGTCGGATAG
- a CDS encoding alpha/beta hydrolase family protein, whose amino-acid sequence MTTSDTAPVDPPIPVPDVPGDDAGARGLPRRVDLTWRQRLIVDSSAAADLALRTGIASMIGASMLPTIVGAALGSHSRAERDHLRFYGELAGEKDPRLSFPAPTVTPRISSRPANPVAEWIAKGQVHNIRFNSSFEAVNPALREQCRAYQRNNVVHAQHWRHDDGPHPTLCLIHGFMGSAYLFNGLFFSLPWFYRSGYDVLLLTLPFHGRRAERFSPFSGYGYFAHGFAGFAEAMAQAVHDFRSLVDYLEYTGVDRIALTGMSLGGYTAALLACVDDRLQAVIPNVPVVTPDRTAEEWFPANQVMRLRNLLARTDDELSGAATMYSSPLNYAPLVPKDRRLIITGLGDRLAPPEQAEMLWKHWDRCAFHWFPGNHVLHVSQPDYLRRMTRFMRPFMLG is encoded by the coding sequence GTGACCACTTCGGATACCGCCCCGGTGGATCCGCCCATTCCTGTTCCCGATGTTCCCGGCGACGACGCCGGCGCACGCGGTTTGCCACGCCGCGTCGACCTCACGTGGCGTCAGCGCCTGATCGTCGACTCCTCGGCGGCGGCCGACCTCGCGTTGCGCACGGGGATCGCCTCGATGATCGGCGCATCGATGCTGCCCACGATCGTCGGCGCCGCGTTAGGGTCTCACTCCCGCGCGGAGCGCGACCACTTGCGCTTCTACGGCGAGCTGGCCGGCGAAAAGGACCCCCGGCTGTCGTTTCCCGCGCCGACGGTCACCCCGCGGATCTCGTCGCGACCTGCCAATCCGGTCGCGGAGTGGATCGCCAAGGGCCAGGTCCACAACATCCGGTTCAACAGCAGCTTCGAGGCGGTCAACCCCGCCTTGCGCGAGCAGTGCCGTGCCTATCAACGCAACAACGTGGTGCACGCTCAGCACTGGCGCCACGACGACGGGCCGCATCCGACGCTGTGCCTGATCCACGGTTTCATGGGATCGGCCTACCTGTTCAACGGGTTGTTCTTCTCACTGCCGTGGTTCTACCGGTCCGGCTACGACGTGCTGCTGCTCACGCTGCCGTTCCACGGCCGCCGCGCGGAGCGGTTCTCGCCGTTCTCCGGATACGGCTACTTCGCGCACGGCTTCGCAGGTTTCGCCGAGGCGATGGCCCAGGCCGTGCACGACTTCCGTTCTCTGGTCGACTATCTGGAGTACACCGGGGTGGACCGCATCGCGCTGACCGGCATGTCGCTGGGCGGCTACACCGCGGCATTGCTCGCCTGCGTCGACGACCGTCTTCAGGCGGTGATTCCGAATGTCCCGGTGGTCACCCCGGATCGCACGGCCGAGGAGTGGTTTCCGGCCAACCAGGTCATGCGGTTACGCAACCTACTTGCCCGCACCGACGACGAACTGTCTGGCGCCGCAACGATGTATTCCTCGCCGTTGAACTACGCGCCGTTGGTGCCCAAGGACCGCCGTCTGATCATCACCGGTCTCGGTGATCGGCTGGCTCCGCCCGAGCAGGCCGAGATGCTGTGGAAACACTGGGATCGCTGTGCGTTTCACTGGTTTCCGGGCAACCACGTGTTGCACGTCAGCCAGCCGGACTACTTGCGGCGGATGACCCGCTTCATGCGGCCGTTCATGCTCGGCTGA